The following proteins come from a genomic window of Chaetodon auriga isolate fChaAug3 chromosome 16, fChaAug3.hap1, whole genome shotgun sequence:
- the tspan4b gene encoding tetraspanin-9 isoform X2 codes for MSVSRRCLCCVKYLMFVFNLIFWLGGCGLFGVGVWLSFTQAEFSSLPLSFPSLSAANLLLVAGGITMVTGFLGCLGALKEQRCLLFMFFVILLVLVLTEVTLMLVIHIFHDKLDSKAQDELKEGMKIYKSEPGLKKSWDNVQKMFKCCGVTNKTDWYDVLNGTLPSSCCSVGTDQCLDGWSEPCYQKARQWLLDNIPSVLVFGVCIGVVQKSNYAS; via the exons ATGTCAGTGTCTCGgaggtgtttgtgctgtgtcaaatatttgatgtttgtCTTTAACCTCATCTTCTGG CTAGGAGGATGCGGCTTGTTTGGGGTTGGAGTCTGGCTGTCGTTCACGCAGGCAgagttttcctctcttcccctgtCTTTTCCATCCCTCTCAGCTGCCAATCTTCTGCTTGTTGCTGGTGGCATTACCATGGTGACTGGCTTCCTAGGTTGTCTTGGAGCGCTTAAGGAGCAGCGCTGCTTGTTGTTCATG TTCTTTGTGATCcttctggtcctggtcctgacAGAGGTGACTCTAATGTTGGTTATACACATCTTTCATGACAAG CTTGATTCCAAAGCACAGGATGAATTAAAGGAAGGCATGAAGATATATAAATCAGAGCCTGGTCTGAAAAAATCGTGGGATAATGTCCAGAAAATG TTCAAATGTTGTGGAGTAACTAACAAAACAGACTGGTATGATGTGCTGAATGGAACGCTGCCctcatcctgctgctctgttggGACAGACCAGTGTCTTGACGGATGGAGTGAG ccGTGTTATCAGAAGGCCAGGCAGTGGCTTCTAGATAACATCCCCTCAGTACTGGTGTTTGGAGTGTGTATTGGCGTTGTGCAG aagTCAAACTATGCATCATAA
- the tspan4b gene encoding tetraspanin-4 isoform X1, whose amino-acid sequence MSVSRRCLCCVKYLMFVFNLIFWLGGCGLFGVGVWLSFTQAEFSSLPLSFPSLSAANLLLVAGGITMVTGFLGCLGALKEQRCLLFMFFVILLVLVLTEVTLMLVIHIFHDKLDSKAQDELKEGMKIYKSEPGLKKSWDNVQKMFKCCGVTNKTDWYDVLNGTLPSSCCSVGTDQCLDGWSEPCYQKARQWLLDNIPSVLVFGVCIGVVQILALVFSMLMYCQILCAEKHLD is encoded by the exons ATGTCAGTGTCTCGgaggtgtttgtgctgtgtcaaatatttgatgtttgtCTTTAACCTCATCTTCTGG CTAGGAGGATGCGGCTTGTTTGGGGTTGGAGTCTGGCTGTCGTTCACGCAGGCAgagttttcctctcttcccctgtCTTTTCCATCCCTCTCAGCTGCCAATCTTCTGCTTGTTGCTGGTGGCATTACCATGGTGACTGGCTTCCTAGGTTGTCTTGGAGCGCTTAAGGAGCAGCGCTGCTTGTTGTTCATG TTCTTTGTGATCcttctggtcctggtcctgacAGAGGTGACTCTAATGTTGGTTATACACATCTTTCATGACAAG CTTGATTCCAAAGCACAGGATGAATTAAAGGAAGGCATGAAGATATATAAATCAGAGCCTGGTCTGAAAAAATCGTGGGATAATGTCCAGAAAATG TTCAAATGTTGTGGAGTAACTAACAAAACAGACTGGTATGATGTGCTGAATGGAACGCTGCCctcatcctgctgctctgttggGACAGACCAGTGTCTTGACGGATGGAGTGAG ccGTGTTATCAGAAGGCCAGGCAGTGGCTTCTAGATAACATCCCCTCAGTACTGGTGTTTGGAGTGTGTATTGGCGTTGTGCAG ATCTTGGCCCTGGTGTTCTCCATGCTGATGTACTGTCAAATTCTGTGCGCTGAGAAGCACTTGGACTGA